The sequence CTGTCCAGCTGGACGGGTTGGTCTGGGGGAGCTCCAAGCTGCTGCCTGTGGGCTACGGCATCCGAAAGCTGCAGATCCAGTGTGTGGTGGAGGACGACAAGGTGGGGACAGACCAGCTGGAAGAGGAGATCACCAAGTTCGAGGAGCACGTGAGTGAGGGGGCGCACTCGGAGGTGCAGGGGTGTCCCACGTGAACCCCTGGCCAGGCGCATGGGACTTTCGGAAGCAAGGCCCCGTGTGACCACCAGCCTCCCTGTCTGCAGGTGCAGAGTGTCGACATTGCTGCTTTCAACAAGATCTGAGCCCTGGCCTGAGCCTGTGCAGCCTTGCAGCCAATAAAGACAGATAGATTCCAGCCCTCTGGCTCCTGTGTGTCCTAGTCTGGGCCCTGTGGGTGGGCACATCCAGGGAGTGAGTGCCCTTGGCCTGGGTCCCTGGTGTGGCCATGCGGGCACCCCTCTGCCTGCCCACCTCATCCCCTCCTCGCTTAGCTCTCAGTTGCACTGCCATGCCCAGGTCGAGCCCTAACAGTGTGCATTGTCTCCACTGGGGAGCGGGGGGTACCTGGTCCCCCACCATCTCCACTCCGCCTCCTCTTTTTGAGTTATCCCCATGGGTACGAAAGTGCCAGCCTGGAACCATCCAGGGAAGAGGTCCCAGTGGCCGTCCTGACCATGCCCTTGAGACTATAGATAGTCACCTGTGGGAAACCCTGTGTGCATCTATGTCTAGGAAGGACGTGGGGTTTTTTCCTTTagccctgcccctctccctccagccctggaaGGGCACCCATCACCCCAcctggcacacacacacccactggAGAGAGACCTGGGCCCCTGACAGACCCCAGGACACACTACCCCATGGAGCTGTGCCCCTGGCCCGCCTGTGCCCCCCTCAGCCTCTGGTCTGGGCAGGATTGTGTCACGAGTGTTTCCTCCCTGGATCTGGTGTGACTGGTGAGAAAAAGAGTTGTTGGGGCCTCCAAGGCCCCTTAGGATTCCCGTGGGGCTTAGCGTGCAGGACTGGAGAGCCTTCCATGCCAGCTGGTGGACAAGAAGTCCCCTTACTTGGGTTGGCACCACGTTTCTCCTAGGACAGTGTGGCCTTGCTGCGGTGTGGTGGTGGCCCAGAGCTGCCCGGGGGTGTGGAGTTCGCATTGCCCTCTTTTACCTTCCTTACGCTGCACGGAGCCGCGGGCGGCAGGGGACAAGACAGACCGTCCCCCACGGGGCCGACCAGGGGTAGCAGACGCCCCAGCTCGAGTCCAGCTTCAGGAACTGCTCTCCGGCGTCTGGAGGCTGGCGGCCCGCCCCGTGGGTTCTGGTTGCCAGGAGAGGCGGTCGCGCCCTGGTGGCCCAACCTCTCAGCTCCAACCCGCTGGCGGGGCAGGCCCCGGCGAGCGCGGACGTCAGGCAGGCAGGCGGGGCGGCCAGAGTCCAGGGCGATGGCGGCGGAGCAGGACCCTGAGGGGCGCGCGGCGGCGCGGCCGCTGCTCACCGACCTGTACCAGGCCACCATGGCGCTGGGCTATTGGCGCGCCGGCCGCGCGCAGGACCAGGCCGAGTTCGAGCTCTTCTTCCGCCAGTGCCCGTTCGGCGGAGCCTTCGCCTTGGCCGCGGGGCTGCGCGACTGCGTGCGTTTCCTGCGCGCCTTCCGCCTGCGGGACGCAGGTAGGCCCCGGCCCGGCGAGCCCCCGCCCACGCGCCCCAGAGCCCCCGCCCGCAATGGCCTCTGTCGCCCCCAGACGTGCAGTTCCTCGCTTCGGCGTTGCCCTCAGACACAGACCCCGCATTCTTTGAGCACCTTCGTGCCCTCGACTGCTCTGGGGTGACGGTGCGGGCCCTGCCCGAGGGCTCCCTCGCCTTCCCCGGCGTAAGTGCGGGGGGTGGGACgcggtggcggggggggggcgggaggggggcggCGAGCGGGGCAGGGCGGCACCGAGTGACAGCCCGCCCCGCAGGTGCCGCTACTGCAGGTGTCCGGGCCGCTGCTGGTGGTGCAGCTGCTGGAGACGCCGCTCCTCTGCCTGGTCAGCTACGCCAGGTGGGGCCCGGGGTGGGAAGGCTGGATCCTGCGAGTGGGAGGGGCCTTCCCGCCGGCCTGTGGGGCGTGGCCccgtgggggcggggtgggggtggagcgCGGGCCCGCGCCCATTCCCGCCGCGCGGTGTCTCAAGAGAGGCCGGGCCGAGTAGCTTCCTGGTCGTCACTCCGGTCCCCTACTCCCCCGCTCCCACAGCCTCATCGCCACAAATGCCGCGCGCCTTCGCCTGATCGCAGGGCCTGACAAGCGGCTGCTGGAGATGGGGCTTCGGCGTGCTCAGGGCCCCGACGGGGGTCTTACTGCCTCTACCTACAGCTACCTGGGCGGTGAGGGCCAGGAGACGGAAGGGAGGAGGAGTCTAGCCCCGAGACCTACCCCCTTCAATGTCTGAAGTCCCCCAACTTTACCCTGATCCAGGCTTTGATGCCAGCAGCAACGTGCTCGCAGGACAGCTGCGGGGCGTGCCGGTGGCCGGGACCCTGGCACACTCCTTCGTCACTTCCTTTTCAGGCAGCGAGGTGCCCCCTGACTCGGTCAGTACCCCTGTACCCCTAGCTACATTCCAGAGGGGAGACCCCCAGGGCCATCCCTTCCCCGGAAGGAGGAGGCACCAGTCCCTGCTCAGCTCTCAGGCAGGTACCATGCCTGGCCCATCCAAGCCACCTTGGGATGGTGTCTCGGTGTGGCGCTGGCAGACGGGTGCTCAGATTGTCTACTGGGGCGAGTCAGCGCCCCCACCATGCTCTGGGTCCTCCGTTCTTCACCCCTCTCCATAGATGTTGGCTCCGGCGGCTGGTCAGGGCTCCCAGGTGGATCTGGCTGCCAGTGTGGAGATGTGGCTGGAGCGTGTGTGTGGCCACCTGGGGCTGGGTGTGCAAGAGCCTCACCGGGGGGAGCGGGCAGCCTTTGTGGCCTACGCCCTGGCTTTTCCCCGGGCCTTCCAGGGCCTGCTGGACACCTACAGTGTGCGGAGGTGAGGCCCGGCCACACCCCGGGGTGGTCTCAGCAGAGGAGCTGCAGACCCCCCCATGCTGACCCTCCTGTCCCCGTCCCCAGGAGCGGGCTCCCCAACTTCCTGGCTGTAGCCCTGGCCCTGCAGGAGCTGGGCTACCAGGCAGTGGGTGTGAGGCTGGACAGTGGCGACCTACTTCAGCAGGCTCGGGAGATCCGCGGGGTCTTCCGGACAGCTGCGGCCCAGTGAGTCCCTGGGAGGGGCTTTGCTGAGAGACCCCCTCCAGctcaggggaaggaggagggaggctcTCTGATGCTACCCGAGTCTCGATGCTGCAGTGAGCGAGGAGGCTGCGCTGGGCTCGCTCAGGGGCCTGTAGGCACGAAGGCTTGAGCCAGACCAGCAGGTGGTAGAGGGCAGCTGGACAGGTCATGGGGTCCGCGGGAGTCGGGAACATCCGAGGGGCTCCCCCGCCACAGGTTTGGGGTGCCCTGGCTGCAGTCGGTCCCCATTGCTGTCAGCAACAACATTGATGAGGAGGAGCTGGCCCGGCTGGCCCAgaaggtgggcagggcaggggcaggggcaggccaGAGGGTGGCGTGGGGGCCTGGGCCTGCACGTGCTGGCCGAGCTCAGTGCCCACCCACTCCCCTTCCAGGGCAGTGAGGTGAATGTCATTGGCATCGGCACTAGCGTGGTCACCTGCCCTCGCCAGCCTTCCCTGGGCTGTGTCTACAAGGTGGGGTGCAGTGCGAGTGGGCTGGGGGTGGACTGGGGGTCCGGGGAGAAGGTCCAGCTAGCCCAGCACCCTGTCCCCACAGCTGGTGTCTGTGGGAGGCCAGCCACGGATGAAGCTGACTGAGGACCCCAAGAAGCAGACATTGCCTGGGAGCAAGGCTGCCTTccggctcctgggctctgatgGTGAGGCCCCTCCactctcctcagttcagttccgaGCCCCAGGCCCCTCACCTTATTCTTGGCGCCcctcacgtgcacacacacacagggtctcTGCTGTTAGACGTGCTGCAGTTGGCAGAGGAGCCACCTCCCCAGGCTGGCCAGGAGCTGCGAGTCTGGCCTCAAGGGGCCCGGGAGTCCCGTACTGTGAGGCCAGCCCACGTGGAGCCGCTGCTGCGACTCTGGGTCAAGCAGGGACAGGTGATCACCCCTACCCATCCCCGAGTCTGCACCTTCAACCCAGACCAAGCTCTGACATCTGACCTTGAGCTCCTTCCCGCCTCCCAACAGCTGTGtgagccactgccttctctggctGAATCCAGAGCCTTCGCCCAGCAGTCCCTGCACCGTCTGAGCCCTGCCCACAGGCGGCTGGAGCAGCCGGCACTGTACGAGGTGCGCGCAGGCCTACGTCCTCAACCCAGCCTGTGCTCTCTGCCCCCATGTCACCCCCACGTCTCCCCGCTGCAGGTCGCACTGTCTGAGAAGCTCCAGGCCCTGGTGGACAGACTGAGTGCCAGAGGAGCCCTCTGACAACCTCGTGCTGGGACCTGCCTGAAATTAACATGAGTCATTCACTGTCCCCACAACTTGCCGTGTGTCAtttcttcatccagcctgccactCGCTGGATCCTCAGGGCTTCCTGGGGTGGACTGGAGTCAGGAATTAGTGAGAGGGTTTAAGCTCCCAGGGGAGACCCCAGCCTGGCCAGGGTTCGGGAAGCAGCCCAGTGCTGAGGCCTGACGTCAGCTAAGGTTTGTGGGAGGGTGTCCGAGGCTTGAGGAGCTGGACTCTGGGGGCAGAtcgggggcagggcagggctgtaGGGAAACGGGGGCCATCTTTGTGCCCAACTAAGAGCTGGGGGAGTGGCTGGGAGACCTCTCCATGAGGCTGGAGGTGGGTTGAAGCACCAGCTGGAGGGGCTCTGGCATTCCCCCCAGGAAGGCTCGCTGGAAGGCTCGCTGGGATACCTCCACCTCCCCAAGGGGAGGCCTGGGTGTCCCCTGCCGCTGCTGCTGGCAGGCCTGCGGGTCCCTGTGCCCCGGGCTCCGCCCATCCGGCTCCCTCTCGGGCTCCAGCGTGTCACAGTGTGGACCAGGCCTCGGTCGTGGGGACCCAGCTGCTGCCCGCAAAATGCCAGGAAAGGCGTGGAGCAGTGGGGCCTGCCTGCCTGAGCCAGGGAGGAAGTTAGGGAGTAGGGGCCCGCCCTGGGCGCCCGGCCAGGCCCTGGCTGCCCTGCCTCTGTGCCGCAGGCCTGTCAGGTCTCCACCGGCTTCCGCTCCAGCGGAGCCGCTCAGGAGGGAGGGTCAAGGCTCTGTGGGACACGGGGGCCAAGGCCTCGGCCTCCTGTCCGGGCGGTGGGCAGCTCCAGGAGCCGGCAAGGGCGCGGGGGAATGCTGACTGTCCAGGGGACGGCCCAGGGCTCTCCCGCCTGCCCAGGTATTTGGCAGGACCAGCTCTTCCGGCTCCCCCAGCCCAGGCTGGGCAGTGGCCACTGTGTTGCTGGGTGAGGATGACAGTGAGGATTAGGCCCGGTCAGGCCTCCTGGGAGAGGGGGGCTTGGAGAGAGATACACACCCCTGCCAGCATGCACACAGCAGAACACACCCAGGCCCAAGGCCCCCTCAGGTCTCCACTTCTGAGCTTTGCACTCTGGCACCAGGACCCAGACCCTCCCCCAGTGACCCATCCAGTGACATGAGGAACCGGGCAGCTCCTCTTCCTCTGGCCCACCCCCAGGGTGCTCTGAGTTCAGAGGGGGCGACCGCTCTCCGACCGTCCCCTTCCCGGAGGTCCGGTTGGGTGGGAACACAGAGGGGACAGTCCAGCTCCCGGCTCCTGGCCCAGCGTGCACTTGACTGCCTTTCAGGGCTGAGTCAGGCAAGGTCTCGGCTCAGGGCTGGGCCCAGACCCTCAGAGCTGTGCACACGTGCCAGGATTCCATGCCCAGCAGGGTTGGAGGTCAGGTCAAGGATTCTCCTCCCTGCCACCAGAcctgtgcccctcccccagcagatCATCTGTCCCCCAGGGACCTCGCTTGGCCCTTTCCTAGGGCCCAGTGGGCAGAACCGGACCCCAGACACTCAGGCTGCAGGCAGCCTGGGCAGGAGGGCCCCCCTAAAGCTCCTGGCAGGTACCACACCTGGAGACACCTCTGTATgactccccactccctccccacacacacacatacacgcgtGCATGCGCACGCGCACGCCACCACACCTGTCCCTGGTCCCGCCTGCCTGGGGCCTGCTTCTAGGTCAGGCCTGGGCACGACTTCCTGGGAGGACCAACAACAGGTGCTACAAGCTCGGCGTGTGCCGCGGCCATGGCTAGGGGCGTGTGGGGCCCAGCCCGTGGGGCCCCCGTGGGGGCCCTGACCCTGACAGCCCTGGCTGAAGGGATCCGGGCCAGCCGGGGGCAGCCCTGGGgaccccctgccccaggccctcGGCCCCAGCCTGAGCCTGAACCTGCAGCAGGGGAGCCCGGGAGGGCAGCCACCGCCCCCACAGCTGGTGGTgagcccctctccccgccccctccccaggaacCAGCCCCAGGGGCGCCCCAGCAGGTAAGCCGGAGGGCTgtctggggggcaggggaggtaaCCGAGGAGAGAGCGGGGAGAGGGCAGAAAGGCtctgtggagggagggagagcgtGGGAGAGGCAAGGGGGCtccacagccccccacccccatccccagacACCCTGGAGCTCCTGGGAGGAGGGGGCCCTCGCAGACCTGGCCGTGTACACCGCCGCCTGCCTGGAAGAGGCTGGCTTTGTGGGAACCCAGGCGACAGCGCTCACCCTGTCCTCAGCCCTGGAGGCTCGGGGGCACAGGCTGGAGGACCAGGTGagcccccggcccctccccgcgGGCACCTTCCTGCCCGGGCCCGCCCCGCCAAGCCCCTCCAAGCCTGGGgcggctggggggaggggggggtgtcGGCGTGAGCTGCGCCCGCTTGGTGGGGGCAGGGCTCACAGAGACCTGACTGCCGCCCGCCGTTCCCCAGGTGCTTGGGCTTGTGCGGGGGCTGCTGGCGCAGGTGCCCCACCTGGCGGAGGGGCGGCCCCGGCGGGCGGCCCTGCGGGTGCTGAGCGCACTGGCCTTGGAGCACTCCCGGGACGTGGTGTCCGCGCTGCTGCGCTGCTCACCGGCCCCAAACCGGTAACCTTTCCTGCCCCACCAGGCGAGCGTCCGTTGGGGCCCCACGAGGCTTCCTTCCCCCTTCCGGCTAGGTCGTGGAGTCTGGCCCAAGGCAGGCAGGTGGAGGAGggagcctcccctcccctcctccctcccgcaGCCCCTCCCACCTCATGTCCCCTGCCAGTTCCTGGTTGCGCCTGGCCTTCTCTCTCCCAGCCTGGGGGTGCCGGCCTGAGCAAGCCAGGTGGCTTCTGCACCCCCAACGCCCCTGGCTCTGGTTAGTCTGACCCCAAGGGACGTTATCTTCCATGTTATTCCCCACGGTGACTGTTCATGATGCCAGGTTTGTTGCTGGCCTGTCGGGGTCCCATGTGGTCTGCGCAGATGCCACTCATCTTGTTTCTCAGGGAttgccagggtggggtggggggcagttaaccctccctcctcctgctggAGTCCTAGTGGCTGCCTCCCCGACTTGGGGGCTCACCTCACCCCAGCCCCAGACCCTGTCTCACATGCTCCGTGCCCCCAGGGCGGCCACCGAGCTCTGGCGCAGCCTGAGCCGGAACCAGCGTGTGAATGGACAGGTGCTGGTGCAGTTGCTGTGGGCGCTAAAGGGCTCAGCCGGAACCCAGCTGGAGGCGCTGGCGGTAGGTGACTCTGTCCAGCTTGCCAAAGAACACCCCAGCCCTGGCCCAAGAGGCCAGGAGAGTCTGGCTACAGGGGCTCGGGGACAGCAGGCGCTCACCCTAGTCACACCCGTCCATAACGTCCCTCGAGCGTGGAGGCATTGTCCTCTCCCTGTCTGCCGTGTCTGAGCCTGAAAGAGACCCTGGTTCCACAGGCCACTCGTGCCCTTGGGGAGATGCTGGCTGTGTCCGGCTGTGTGGGTGCCACCCGAGGCTTCTACCCGCACCTTCTCCTGGTGCTGGTCACTCAGCTCCACAAGCTGGCCTGGGATGCACACCCCCCCGACACACCCAAGGTTTGGGCCCCATCTCATCGAGGGCCACCGCACAGTCACGCCAGGTGAGGGGGTACACTCCAGGGTGTGAGGACTGGCCTCGTGCCCTGCTGGCCCTCACTGCCCACTTGCTGCTGCCCCCGCCTCCAGCTGCACTGTGGAGGCCTTGAAGGCCCTGCTCACTGGGGATGGAGGCCGCATGGTGGTAACGTGCATGGAGCaggctggaggctggaggagactggtgggagCCCGCACCCACCTGGAGGGTGTCCTGCTGCTGGCCAGGTGCGGGGCGGGGGTGTGGGAGAAGCAGGGACATGGGGGTGGTCAGGGGCAGCTTCTTGAGGGAGAGCTTCCGTTTGGCCCCGTCCCAGTGCCCTGGTGGCCCACGCTGACCACCACCTGCGAGGCCTGTTTGCGGACCTGCTGCCGCGGCTGCGCAGCACAGACGACGCACAGCGCCTGACGGCCATGGCCTTCTTCACTGGGGTGAGCCCGCTTCCAGGCGGGGTGGGTAGGGGTGACAGTGCGCTTGGCCCCTGAGCGGCCCTGGCCTGTGCGGAAAGTCAGCGTGCTGACCCTGTGTCCCCCGGCCAGCTGTTGCAGAGCCGGCCCACCGCGCGGCTCCTGCGGGAGGAGGTGATCCTGGAACGGCTCCGCGCCTGGCAGGGCGACCCTGAGCCCACCGTGCGCTGGCTGGGCCTGCTGGGCCTCGGCCACCTGGCGCTGAACTGCGGGAAGgtgagggcggggcgggggcggggcggggcggggcggggcggggcaagGGGCTCCCACGAGTCCCTGTCCCCGCAGGTGCGCCACGCGACCACGCTGCTGCCCGCGCTTCTGGGCGCGCTGAGCGAGGGTGACCCGCGGCTCGTGGACGCCGCGCTGGGGGCGCTGCAGAGGGTCCTGCTGAGGCCGCGGGCGCCGGTGCGGCTCCTGAGCGTGGAGTTGCGGCCCCGCCTCCCGCCACTCCTGGACGACGTGAGCTCCTTCCGCCCCTTCCGCCTGTCTTTCCCACGGCCCGGCCCCCGAGTTCCCGACCCAGGCCCCGCTGGGGCCCCCAGGGAACTCCTGCAGACTGCAGCCCTCCGGACGCCCCCTTCCTGCGGGCTCCTGATCGCGCCTTCCTGTGCAGGCCCGGGACTCGGTCCGCGCCTCCGCAGTCGGGCTGCTCGGGACGCTGGTGCGGCGCGGCCGGGGCGGACTCCGGGTGGGGCTCCGCCGCCCCCTGCGGAAGCTGGTGCTGCAGAGTCTCGTTCCGCTGCTGTTGCGTTTGCACGACCCCAGCCCGGACACCGCTGAGGTCAGCCCCCAACACGGTCCTGAccaccccacccttccccaccACAGCCGCCTCTCCAGATAGCGCAGGTCAGGGACTTACCCGAAGACCGCAGGAGGCTTGGACAAGCAGGACTCCTCTGCCCCTCACCCTGGCCACCTCCTGCCTCCCAGGTCCTTTCTTGCCACTTTGCTTTCAGACCTCTAACCTCGCTCCCTACCCGTTCCAGAGTGCAGAATGGACGCTGGCCTGCTGTGaccaggccctgccctggggcCTGCTGGAGGAGGTGGGCACGGAGGCCCACTACCACAGCCCTGAGGCCCTAAGCCGCATCTGCCACCGCCTGGTCAGTTGGGGGATCGGTGAGAATGACGGGGTGTGGTCAGCTGCCCACTTGGTCCAGTATACACCACGGCCACTCCCCCCCAGACTGAGACTCCTCACCTTTCCGGTCAAGGTGGTGGCTCGTCAAGGCCTCAGAGGCCCTTGGGCCCTGGCCTCACCTCTGAGGCCTCTGCTCCACGCAGAGCTGGCCCTCCCGTCCCAGGAGCCCTTCTGTCCCCAGGTCCAGTGGTACCCGAGTCACGTGCCCAGCTTCCTGAGTCAGACCCAGGGCTACCTGCGGAGCCCTCAGAGCCCCCTGCGCTTGGCGGCCACCCTACTCACAGGTGAGGCAGGCCTGGCATCACGCTGCTCCCTGCACCCAGGGTTCTGGGCGCTGGGCCAGCCCCTTGCTGCTGCGGGCACGGGGCCAGCACTCAGGGCTTCGCTTTGgtccaggcttcctggtccatcacTCCAGCCCCAGCCACGTCAACCAGGACCTGCTGGACTCTCTGTTCCAGGGTGAGAGCCCGACTCGCCCTCGTGGGGTTCCGCAGGGTTCCAGAGAGGTGGTGGCTGCCAGGGCAAAGTGGATGGGTAGGGGACTGGGATGTGTGGGGGACCGCTGGAGAGCCCCTCCCCCCGCCACATGAATTGCCCTGTCCCCGCAGACTTGGGGAGGCTGCAGAGCGACCCTGAGCCTGCTGTGGCGGCGGCAGCACGCGTGTCTGGCCAGCAGGTGGCGCTGCTGGCCCGCGTGCAGCCCCAGCCCTGCGGCTGGCGCCTCCTCCGCCCCGGCCGGCCCAGCTGCCTGCCGGCCCGGCCCCCGCCCGTCTACGCCGACAGCCCGTTTCAGCACTGCAGCCTCCCCGGCCGCTGGGGCTGCTCAGGTCCAGGCTGAGCTGACCGGCTGGCCCTCCGATGGGGGCCAGGGTGCTGACTCAGGCTCCCTGCTCTGTGGCCTGTCTTGGCCGGGGGGCAGATCTGCAG is a genomic window of Cervus elaphus chromosome 21, mCerEla1.1, whole genome shotgun sequence containing:
- the NAPRT gene encoding nicotinate phosphoribosyltransferase; protein product: MAAEQDPEGRAAARPLLTDLYQATMALGYWRAGRAQDQAEFELFFRQCPFGGAFALAAGLRDCVRFLRAFRLRDADVQFLASALPSDTDPAFFEHLRALDCSGVTVRALPEGSLAFPGVPLLQVSGPLLVVQLLETPLLCLVSYASLIATNAARLRLIAGPDKRLLEMGLRRAQGPDGGLTASTYSYLGGFDASSNVLAGQLRGVPVAGTLAHSFVTSFSGSEVPPDSMLAPAAGQGSQVDLAASVEMWLERVCGHLGLGVQEPHRGERAAFVAYALAFPRAFQGLLDTYSVRRSGLPNFLAVALALQELGYQAVGVRLDSGDLLQQAREIRGVFRTAAAQFGVPWLQSVPIAVSNNIDEEELARLAQKGSEVNVIGIGTSVVTCPRQPSLGCVYKLVSVGGQPRMKLTEDPKKQTLPGSKAAFRLLGSDGSLLLDVLQLAEEPPPQAGQELRVWPQGARESRTVRPAHVEPLLRLWVKQGQLCEPLPSLAESRAFAQQSLHRLSPAHRRLEQPALYEVALSEKLQALVDRLSARGAL